A region of the Salvelinus alpinus chromosome 24, SLU_Salpinus.1, whole genome shotgun sequence genome:
TCTCCCTTTTGATAACCACTTAGCGTGAAAGcagaaaatgtcatgctctgagcCAGttgaaacgtcataaaataggcctacctgattacttcttatcagtgtttgacttggactgaaatatgttccggtactcattttggatGCTGGTAccgtttatatttaggtgcaggagctccacaatacttttgagctaatattctataagaggaacaggagctcaagcagtagaacatttgaagtGCCGGgactcagctccggtgagctcctgtcCAAGTCAACCACTGCTTCTTATCCATTGtgaaaatagcctacagctgtgtctgtcctgagctcactggcggggaaactgagggcccagaatatttgatacaatgttgcaagttggcTAGTGCAAGCTTCAGGGCTGGACCCAACTTAATAGTTGATACATTGATTCAAGtttgttgcagacaggccatgtgtagccaatgtgatttataggatatttatttttatcaggataatTTCTACCTACAAGCTgaagtttttatttgttggctttatgtagacacattttacatagttggcaaaggcaatagaagttactttttaggtttgtatcattttcatttagatttggatagaatttttattaaccacatgacaatgattttcaGATATGAAGccgttattataaattaaatttaACTGTTTCACGacaatgtgcatatgaaaaccataactgccACGCAGATGGGTAGGATTGGTAAGATAAATTTGCATTGCACATGAAAAAGGTTTCTAACTCCtcatgtagcctattaccggcaacttcaggagagtaatggcagaacctgtgaaagccagcaggagagggaggaaaataGTGGAGTCAGGTTTTTCTCTTCTGGTTATCTAGACCTCTGGCGCCATCATAAGGCatttgtcttatttcatcaaaccgTAAGCTTTAAGcctcagacaagctcaatgcataaagtacattttattaaaacacatagggtgtgtctatatatggaaaaatacaccaTTTTCTTTTATACCAGATGACTTTCGGTCGACAAAGATTTTTTTTAGTCCGGGACAGCCCTAGTTAAATTTGATGGGCTATGAGACTGACCGATGGTGTTTCTTCATCCTCACTGTCTGAGGAATCTTTGTCCTCCTCCTGTACCGGAGTTGAAGGTTTGGCTACGGTGATAGCAGTGACCTTCTgtagaaacaaaaacaaataaacacaatGTAGGTACAACTGCAGACGCCAAAACATCACCAAAAGCACATTACAACAGGTTAATAACATGTGTGACTTACTTTAGCTGGCTTGCCCTCCTCAGAGTCAGACTCATCACTGTCCGAGCTGTCGGCCTTCTTAGCTGCAGCAGGGGCCTTGGGTGTGGTTTTAGCCGGGCTGGGGGTGGGCTTGGCAGGGGCCTGCTTGGCTGGAGCCTCATCCTCACTGTCAGAGGAGTCTGAGCTGTCAGTCTCCATCTTAGCAGCTGCAGCTGGGGTCTTAGGAGTGGCTTTGGCCTTGCTTGGGGTTGAGGCTGGGGTGGTTTTCTGCTTGGTAGTAGATTCAGGTTTAAGAAAGTTCTAGGATTATACACCAATTTATCCTCAGTATTATCACAGGATTAACACAACACTATCAAATCATATATTTCTGGCATATGATACAGACCTTTACAGGAGCCTCCTCCTCACTGTCTGAGTCTGAGCTGTCACTGTCAGAGCTCTGTGCTTTCTTCCCTGCAGCAGGAGTCTTGGCAGCAGGAGTCTTGGGAGCAGCTTTAGCCTGACTGGGGGTGACTACACTGGGTTTCACTGAGGCTGCTGGGCGCACCTTGGCTGTTTTCACAGGAGCAGCTTTGGGTGTCAGTGCAGGTTTCTGGAACAAATAATTATATCAGAAATAAAACCAACTcaatatttgtttttcttattgaCAAGGGGAAGTGGTTTAATGACTATTTCTCAAGTGTGACATACCTTGACAGTAAACTCCTCTTCACTGTCTGAGGTGTCACTGTCTGAACTCTCTGCTTTACTGGGAGCTGTGGGGTTGGCTGGAGTCTTACTGGGAGCTGAGGCCTTACTGGAAGCTGCCTCTATGACTTTAACAGGAGTCTGAAACACAAATCCACACAGACCAGTGTCAATAAACAACATTATAGTTGTACATTTGAGACATGATTCCACAGAAAAAAAGCTGTTTGCATGTTCTAATAGTGCAAATATTATTTCACCTGTGTGAAAGAAATGTCATCCTCACTGCTGTCACTCTCTGAGCTCTCTGCTGGTTTTGAGGGAGTGATAGCTAGTTTGCTGGACTTCACTGGTTCTGGTGATTTCACTGCTACAGCCTTGACTGGAGCAGCTGCCCCCGGCTTGGTCTTAGGGAGAGAGCAGATGCAGATCTGGAGACTATCACAGAAGTAATGACTTATGGTGTTTATGGTCTACTGCACTTCCTATGTCTACATTGACCTACAGTAGATCATGTTGTGAGTTGTACAGTAAATGGGATCTTTTTAGTAGGATTATTATACAAACCTTAGGAGCCTCCTCCTCACTGTCTGAGTCTGAGCTGTCACTGTCAGAGCTCTGTGCTTTCTTCTCTGCAGCAGGAGTCTTGGGAGCAGCTTTAGCCTGACTGGGGGTGACTACACTGGGCTTTATTGGGGCTGCTGGGATCGCCTTGGCTTGTTTCAAAGCAGCAGCTTTCAGGGTCTGTGTTGATTTCTGAAACAAAAAATTATATCAAGGTATTATATCAGGAATAAAACCAACtcaatatttgtttttattaGTGACAAGAAATGGTTTaattactatactgaacaaaaatatgaacgcaacatgcaacaatttcaaagattttactgagttacagttcataaaaggaaatccaTCAAGTGAAATCAATtgattaagccctaatctatggatttaacatgactgggcagtggtgcagccatgggtgggccttggagggcataggccaatCCACTTGGCaggcaggcccacccactggggagctaggccaatcagaattcatttttccacacaaaagggcttttacagacagaaatactcctcagcaccccaccCTCCTCAGACAATccggcaggtgaagaagccggttgtggaggtcctgggctggcgtggttacacatggtctgccgctgtgaggccggttggatgtactgccaaattctccaaaatgacgtttgaggcagcttatggtagagaaattaacataaaattctctggaaacagctctggtgaacattcctgcaatcagcctaccaattgcacgctccctcaacttgagacatgtgCGGCATTgatttgtgtgacaaaactgcacattttaaagtggccttttattgtcaccagcacaaggtgcacctgtgtaataatcatgctgtttactcAGCATCTTGATGTGCCACACCAGTTAGGTGGGTGGATTATCCTggctggcaaaggagaaatgctcactaacagggatataaacaaatttgtgcacaaaattagagagaaataagcttttagtgcgtatggaacatttctgggatcttttatttcagctcatgaaacatgggaccaacactttacatgttgcatttatctTTTTATTCAGTGTATTTCTCAGGTATGACTTACCTTTATAAATAACTCATCTTCACTGTTTGAGTCGGAGCTGTCGCTGTCAGAGCTCTGTGCTTTCTTCTCTGGAGCAGGAGTCTTGGGAGCAGCTTTAGCCTGACTGGGGGTGACTACATTGGGCTTCACTGGTGCTGCTGGGCACGCCTTGGCTGGTTTCACAGGAGCAGCTTTCGGTGTCTGTGTTGATTTCTGAAACAAAAAAATGATATCAAGCTTTTCAAGCAAATTAACTTGCTATAGGACAGGGTGGAATGATATTAGTCAGTTGTGACCTACCTTTACAGGAGCCTCCTCCTCAGTGTCATCATTGTCACTGTCTGAGCTGTTTGTTGGTTTTTTAATAGGGGTGGATTTCACTGCTTCTGCCTTGACCAGAGTTGCAGCCACAGGCTTGGCTTTGGGTGTCGCCACAGGTTTCTGGAACAGAGACAAATGAAACATGGCATGAGAACCATGTTTCCTGGTCGGTGTCACAGACAGTCACTCGAAGCTGAGTGCCACTATAGAGCTTGTCAGGCTAGAGCCAAGGGGATTGACCCTGTCCAAACAGAGTTACAGGACCATGGATCACTGCTTCAGCACAAAGACAGAGGAGCAGTACCGCCCTGGCAAATACAAACTGTCCACGGGGGTGTTAGCTGTGAATTTAGAGGACTATAATAATATCTATGCCAATGTCCACACACATCATTACAGTGACTGGACGACAGATATGGTTGTCTGTGTATCTCTACTGTTAAAGTTGATTCATAAAAAATACTGTACAATGGGTCAAAGGAAGTTCAGGAAGTCACCAATCATTGTGCTCCgagtttttaaaattattatatgACTGTCCAGCTTGTATGTTATAGAATATATTTCAGACACAAGCTTAAATTTGTGTGAGAGCATTACTGTAGTCAGGTATCATTAGGATTCACCTTTTTAGGAGCCTCCTCCTCAGTGTCCGAGTCCGAGCTGTCGCTGTCAGAGCTCTGTGCTTTCTTCTCTGCAGCAGGAGTCTTGGGAGCAGCTTTAGCCTGACTGGGGGTGACTACACTGGTCTTCACTGGGGCTGCTGGGTGCGCCTTGGCTGATTTCACAAGAGCAGCTTTAGATGTTAGTTTCTAaaaacacagaggagagaagatggaaaGACAAATGCATGGCAGTCAGGCGTTGTTGAATAACCATGCTAGTACCTAGGAGTAACCATTACCAGCCCAATAATTGAGCTGAAATTAATTTACAACGATTCAGGTGTGACATACCTTGACAGTAACCTCCTCTTCACTGTCTGAGGTGTCACTGTCTGAACTCTCTGCTTTACTGGGAGCTGTGGGGTTGGCTGGAGTCTTACTGGGAGCTGAGGCCTTACTGGGTATGACAACAGTCTGAAATACACAGAGTAAACATTTTATAAATCTGAATTTCACAGAATGTAGTTATAACACAATTGTCGTAAGACCCCTCACCTGTGATGGAGGAATCTCATTCTCACTGTCTGATTTGCTGTTACTGTCTACATGTTTTGAGGGCGTGGTGGTAGGGACAGCTGAAGAGGCCTTTGGGGTGACAGTAGCTTCCTGGAAGAGAGGTAAGCATTCAGACACATGGGATACACAGTCAATTTCATACAATGTATATACCTCATTTATCAAGAAAGCCTTTATCCTCCAAATGGAACACCATGTTTCACCTGTGTGAGGGGAATCTCCTCTTTGCTCTCAGAGTCACTGTCTGAGCTCTCTGCTGGTTTTAAAGGGGTGACCGCTGGTACAGGGGCTGATGTTTCCACTGTCCCGTTACTGACTGGAGTAGATGGCAACTTCGATAATGACACAGAAATCGGAATGTCAGTAGTCAGCAACTACATCAAATGGAGCTAaataactataaatactgtattaTATCTGTGTTATGATTGTTTTAAGTATGCTAGAAAAATTAAACAATGTTCAATTTGCTAATCCAAACCTGTTCAAGTCCCCAAAAGGCTGTATTGTCTTGACATAAATCTCTACAAcacatataatatatatatatatatatatagctctgGTGCCAAGGCCCAACCCAAATCACAGCTCCTCCTCCATCTACCCACCTCATCCTGTGGGACCGGCTCCTCATTCTCTGGGGTTGCAGCCTGGGGGGTTTCTGCATCCGCAGCCTGGGGTGTGTGGGGGGCAGGAGGTAGAGAATCTGAAAAACATCTGAGTAATGAGGAATTCTGAATTTACATGGTTGATCACGTGCAGCTATGAATGCCAGATGGGGCGGTAGGTAGCACAGCGGCTAAGGAGTTGGGCCTGTAGCTGAAGGGTGGCCAATTCGAATTCCGGGCCAGGGTGCTGGAAAAGGGGGGAATTGATCTGGCAACTGGAGGGCTGCTATGTTCACATCCTGAAAACATTCCCCTACCGTTGGGCAGCTTGACCCATGTAGCTTTACGATAGTGCTTGTCTCAATTATGTGTGCCCTCTGAGAAGGAGGTTGAGAACGGAGCAGAAGACACATTTTCATTGTTCGCCGTAACATGGACAATAAAGTTTTATTGTATCAAGTCTATCTTCTCCGTGGAACAGTTTAATGCTGTTTTTTGGTTGATTAAGGGTTTGTGAATTTGATACACTGTGAACATTATATTTAATATAGGGCAGGAGGTAGcctactgtaacggctgtcgtagtcgttctcctcctcagacgaggaggagcatggatcggaccaagatgcggattggtaagtattcatattttaatgggaaaacaacaaacactacaaaatacaacaaccaacaaacgtgactaacctgaaacagtcctgtgtggcccaaacactgacacaggaacaaacacccacaaaacacaggtgaaacccaggctgcctaagtatgattctcaatcagggacaacgattgacagctgtctctgattgagaatcataccaggccgaacacaaaatcccaacatagaaaatcaaatctagaccaacccacccaactcacgccctgaccaactaaaacaaatacaaaacaaaggaaaacaggtcaggaacgtgacacctaccAATTGGTTTTGAGTCCACATCTTCTTCTTTGGTTGATGGATCGGCCTTAATCTTCTTCAGGGTGGTGGAATCCACTTCAGGCTCTTGTTTTGGATTTTGTCCGATTTCTGAGACCCTGAAAATGTGTTATAGCAGCAGTACATAACAAATGATTTACCTTAAAATGCCATAACatgtttacatttaagtcatttagtagatgctcttatccTTAGTGTCTTACAGgagcaactagggttaagtgccttgctcaagggcacattggcagaTTTCTTTTCACCTAGACAAGCTCAGGGTTCAaaacagcgacctttcagttactggcccaacgctcttaaccactgggctacctgccgcccaaaggCACATAGTACATTATGTTATATAAGCACTGCATAATGACAATATGTGCCTGAGGCAAACTAAACTAATATGACATATTATACTATACTTACTTGGTCCAACTTGTGTAGATGTCATGTAAAGAGGTGATATCTCCTGGTGTTTCCATCTGTAGGTCACCAAAAGCATAAATGCATAGGGCAGAATGATGTTGAGTATTTTATATTAAATGCGTCTATATACATTCTGCAAAAAGTATTAAAGACAACTGAATACATATACAATTGCTTTAAATACATTTATTCATCTGAAAAACAAGTAGACGAAGATCATTTCGCAACAACGACCATGGTGCGCATTTCACAAAATGTACAGTGCCACCATTCATGGCCCCAACGTGTGTTCAACTGTTACATAATGTTCTACATCAGTTATGGCTGACTAAATCCAAGGTAGAGATTCAGAAAGACGCACCATTCAAAGGGAAGGTCAATTGCAAACATTATTTGCATAAACGTAGGTTTATTCAGATACAAAATATTGAAAATAATTAAAGCAAATCTCACCTAATATTAAATTACACGACTTCAATCCTGGATAACCACACATACTTCAAAATGGTCAAATACACTATGTGCTAATATAGGTTTAATGAGAAGTCGAAacgaaaaaaaagaaagaaaaaaaagatttgGATAGTATCAAAACATACCTGAGTTACATGTTTTTTCAGCACGTTTGCAGCCTTCTGGTAACCATTCTCCTTTAAATGCTGATAAATCAAATAAAGCAGGGCACTATTTGATGCATTCGGGTCCTTTGAAGTCATCGTTTTAAGGTAGAACGACTAGCACAATCAAAATAATCAATAAAAGGGCTTTAATCTACTGATTAAGAGCTCTTCATCCTCACTGTCTGCAGGAATTTGCCATGTATTTACAGCGACTACGCCCCCTTCGATGTGCATGATGGGACATGTAGTGTAATGCACCTGAGTCTTTTAATTGGTCCAGCATTTCTCACTGATTTGACACTACCTTGTTGCCACTTAAAATGTGTTGTTATCATCTCACAATGATCTAACAATTCCATACATAGAGAGACGTAACATATTATAAGCCTTATAATAGGATTATTATAAAGGCTCATGCATGCTTATAACAAGCCACAAAGCATTATACCCGCAGCGTCATCAATGATGTCAGGACCATGTGAGTGACATGTGTCCTGGGGATTCAGAACCATTGCATTTGAGAGTCAAATTCTTAcaaaatgatcagaaatacatcACATAGTACACAATACAAGGGTGTGATCCCCTCTTAAATCTGTATAACAAACTTAACGTAGGTTTGTGATCCACCCCGTAAAACCTTTTGGCATTTTTATGACCCACCAAATAAATACAATCCTTTTGATTTGTCCCAATCCACCTGTGGGTCTCAAACCATCGTTTGTAAACTCATGTCGCGTTCAAAACCACTGGGAACTCCAAAAAGTACGagatcaaatcatgacgtcagtgatctttaggtcggaaagtcggagctctagaaagagggcCAAATTccagagttggatgaccgttcactACGATTTTCCCATTCGCTGCTCGTTTTTTCCGAGTTACCGGTTGTTTTGAACGTGGATCGTGGCAGAGTAACGTAGGACTGTGCCGTCATAAACCTATTTATTGGTTTTCAATTCATCAACATACCACACGATGGCATCTAACACCCTGTAACTCTCCCAGAAATTAAACTACAAAAGGCTGTGCAAATGAATATAGGAAAATATCTGAAACAGATTATTCTACCAAAATGGCATGATGTTGGGTGTCAGTTAAAGTAGGAGAGGGGACATTTCAAaacgggcggcaggtagcctagtggttagaacgttgggccagtaaccgtaaaGTTGCTGGATctaatccccgagttgacaaggtaaaaatctgtcgttctgaacagttaacacactgttccccggtaggctgtcattgtaaataagaatttgttctttactgacttaaataaaataaaatgggcACAAGACCAAACACACGACTGAAAATGACTGTTTCAAAAGCTGAAACTGAGAAGATAATGTTACAGTACAAAGTAGCCTGTGTTATTTATCAGTATAATATTAAATAATTGTGCTGCATTAACAAGAAACCCACACAGAAATCCATTCAGTTTGTGCTGAGGGAACCAACAAGAACAGCTAGTCACACAGTACACATTTTCTAATCTGATGTCATACCTCGCTCTGGTAGAGAATAGATATGGCCTAAATCACCCCAACCAAACAACAGACTCTTCCTGTTCAAACCAATGAGCACAAGACGTAGAAAAGACGTATTGTGCTCACTGGGATGGGAGTAGTATCGATATTATCGATATCGATATTATCAGGGAGGCAactttagaagtgggggggacatataCTTATTATAATTTATTTGTGTTGATCCAGTCGGATAACACTTCTAACAGCCTACCCGAgcgctcggaggcgtccgcatggtcctaaagcacactctTGCCtcgttttttttaaatcacattcCAATTAAAGAACTGGGGGGGGGCAAAATGCAATTTTTGTGAAAGTTGTGCCGCTGGATATTATTGTCAATGCACCACTAATAACATACTGGCTATTTTACTTTCTGTATGAATATCATGACAAAACTGTCAGATATGCTGTAACAGATGTGTGACTTCTAATGAGTAGTTTAGGCATAAGAAATGTGATTGCTAACCACATGAGCATAGTCTTGTGATGGGACATGACACGTTTGCCTGTTGCCCtccacctctaaccctaacccttcctcTGGCCTGACCACTTTAACAGTTATACTAAAAGTAGGAACATGTTCAAACATGAATTATAATTGTCAGCCATTCACTAAGAATTGTATTGGATTTCAAAGACCTTTTGACTTATTGTTGCGTTCTTGTCATTATGTCATACCCATTACTACCTCATAGATCCAGCAGAAGGGACAGGTCAGAAGTCACGTATGTGGACCAGTTTAGGAGCGACACCAGACTGGAGTAGCAGGAGATTGTCTGCAATGGGCCGGCAGCTCTGGAAGACCCACTTGTCACCACGTCAACACCAGACAATGACTACAGTGACTATTCCATTGAATTAGACTTGTGAAAAGCTAACTCTACATTTTTGTaacttagcagatgctcttatccagagtgacttacatgaGCAAATCAACAGATTTTCCACCTAGTCAGCTCAAGGATTCGAACCAtttacctttcagttactggcccaacactcttaatcaCTAGTCACCTACTCTAGTAAAGGGGAAATGAATGCCCATTGACAACTCTCCTGTTGGCTGTTATTTTGCGCCAAGGGATggtagagaggagaaaggaagaaACTCTTCCCCCTGCAAAGACAATCTTACATGGGTTTACAGAGGAACTTCTGTCATTAAACCtgtttcaatcagtgtagacgcAATGTTCCATGGAAACCTTATTTAATGCCAGAACAAATCCTAGGAATGGTTTGGTATTATTGCAGTCTACTAAAGACTAACACCCTGCTTGCTTACTGCAAGCGTTACTAATACACGCCCTCTCAAAGCAGCTCTCCATTGAGGAAGTTTGCACATGCATCTACTGTCCATATCCTGTGGCCTAATACACCCGCACCACCACAGAGAACAATGAATCCATCAATTCAATAGAAAATGAATGTTTGTTGGAATTTTCCCCTTCACAAAGATGTACAGTTTTGAAGTTATTAAAGCTGTCTCCTTATAAATACCTATTTCCTTTGTAGTGTGGGAGGATAGGACTTTCAAGGACAGAAGGCAAGCAGAAAGTTTCAATAACGGAACTATGAAAGGCAGCTCTTATGAACTGAGGTTGACGCACTTCCCTCTCCAGTGGACTGGAGAGAGAAAAGCAATGTTCAGTGGTGGAATGGTACAGAGCGGTATAACAACCTGCACTGTCCGTCTCCCAATGCCCAGGTGCACCATAAATATCCAGCTGCACCTTCCTCTGCTCTGGGAATTGTAACGAGGTTATTCTAGTCTTGGCAAACAGGCGTTAATAATGTAAACAGTTGCAGGCATAGCTTTTAGTCAGGCAACATTGGTAGATTCTTGACACTGATACAAAAACATTGTGCTAAGACCACTTTTTGGTGGTGGTATAGCCGTGAAGCAGCAAAAGTATAAATTGCTGTGCGTGGAGAGAATAAACCTTTGGTACATTGTAGTTGCACTGTACTGCTAATATTGTGCCCAGGGGTATAGAGGGAAGAGCTTGTTAGGGTGTGCTTTTGATTTGACAGGGTGAAACGTTCCATGTGAACACACAAGTATGAACAGTGCAGGTTCCTCTGAAGCGGACAGGTAAATCTGATGCTTCATCAACCTTATGTCTACCTTCTCTGTCAAGCTACACCCTATCCTAAGGCATGACGTCTATAATGGGATATATCAGGTATTGCTAGATTACTGTACACATAGAATGATGATGAGGGGTCCATTGTTTCATGACTCTGCTCTCTAAGGGGTATGGTCtgtgatcttgcaacctttataATGTAGCAGTAGCCACACCATAGTCCTAATTGTAGGTTGACTGAAGCCTACTGTACATAGCTACTCCCATTCTAACTTTGATACTATAGTTATAATCATGTCATTAAATATAGGATACCTCAGAATAATCATTCTATGAGTACACTAAAGGTTATGGTCTGCAAGGGGTATAAGGTCTTACAACCTTTGAAATGTAGAAGGCCTGGGTTAATAGCATTGGCATACTTGAACGCAACATAGGCCTAATTATAGTAGGTCGACTTTGATAATAAAGTTTTTCTACCCATAATCTGAGATTTTAGATGTACGGTCTATGCGTGGTCCCTTGAATAACTTGTTGCATAGTAAAATGAATGGGATGCTCTTTTTTCAATGCAATGGAGTCAACTTTCCTTGAGATGAGGCGCACGGGGCTTGCATTGTACCAGAGGCGGAGGGATGGGTCTATGAAGGGTCTTGTTTCCAATTCTGTGCTGAGACGCGGGCGGAGTAACAGCAACCACTGAGGAGGATCAGTGGAAAATGTATAGATAGGCTAACCGTAAAGAAATATGAAACCATACTTGGCCGGTCCGTGTTTAGTGGGGAATGGTTATGAGACTGGAGGCGATGCAACGTTCTAATGTGCAGGAGTAGCGTTCAAAGTTTAGAGCCCAAGTTTACAGAACAGAAGCTTGGACATTGTAAGCGCTGGACGGTCATGACGAATGAGAATCTGTGGCGATAACAAGGTTTCATCTGTTTCCACTCTGCATCCTTGGATCAATTACGCGCGTGTGTATTCGTTTAATTTCAAGAATGTGTGCGATACAGAGTGCGAGGAGTACTATAGTGCGAGGACCGTAACGACTCTAATGTCCAATTACAATCTAAAGTGGTAAAAATGCACGCAGCTACCAGCCTCTCAATGGTCAGTTTTCTAAGTTTTGGCTACCTATCCATGGAATGGACCAAGCCGAATAAAGTGGAGGAGCACACTCAAAACGATGCCTCTATTACGTTTGAGCCCAAACAACCACCACACATCATATTCATACTGACGGATGACCAAGGCTTCAATGACATAGGTTATCACAACCCGGACATTCGTACTCCAACTCTAGACAAACTTGCCTCCGAAGGGGTAAAGCTGGAGAATTACTACGTTCAACCTATCTGCACTCCGTCACGCAGTCAGCTGATCACGGGCAGGTAAACATAAACCTATACCTAACGTAGCAGACGTAAAAATAACCTAGTATAACCTCAGTTTGCGTCAGCATCTGGCTACCATTTTTTAGCACTTCCTAAAGCCGACTGGTTGAAGGCAATATGTCGATA
Encoded here:
- the LOC139552711 gene encoding nucleolar and coiled-body phosphoprotein 1-like isoform X6, yielding MTSKDPNASNSALLYLIYQHLKENGYQKAANVLKKHVTQMETPGDITSLHDIYTSWTKVSEIGQNPKQEPEVDSTTLKKIKADPSTKEEDVDSKPIDSLPPAPHTPQAADAETPQAATPENEEPVPQDELPSTPVSNGTVETSAPVPAVTPLKPAESSDSDSESKEEIPLTQEATVTPKASSAVPTTTPSKHVDSNSKSDSENEIPPSQTVVIPSKASAPSKTPANPTAPSKAESSDSDTSDSEEEVTVKKLTSKAALVKSAKAHPAAPVKTSVVTPSQAKAAPKTPAAEKKAQSSDSDSSDSDTEEEAPKKKPVATPKAKPVAATLVKAEAVKSTPIKKPTNSSDSDNDDTEEEAPVKKSTQTPKAAPVKPAKACPAAPVKPNVVTPSQAKAAPKTPAPEKKAQSSDSDSSDSNSEDELFIKKSTQTLKAAALKQAKAIPAAPIKPSVVTPSQAKAAPKTPAAEKKAQSSDSDSSDSDSEEEAPKTPVKVIEAASSKASAPSKTPANPTAPSKAESSDSDTSDSEEEFTVKKPALTPKAAPVKTAKVRPAASVKPSVVTPSQAKAAPKTPAAKTPAAGKKAQSSDSDSSDSDSEEEAPVKKTTPASTPSKAKATPKTPAAAAKMETDSSDSSDSEDEAPAKQAPAKPTPSPAKTTPKAPAAAKKADSSDSDESDSEEGKPAKKVTAITVAKPSTPVQEEDKDSSDSEDEETPSKPESTPSETAVTQTQATPPAGKEGGTEEHSPAEVHTEVEAAPVIPKTEAAAEDNSSDDPTDIEGSPPEVPEVDTPPASGPESANEEEVPESPQKVLKTDTSSEKPKTEDQIVTSTTSEDKSDTPELPSEAPVTAAEIRTALEEESKECVDPVIPNSASEDLEPEKVTIETVAETIPTETEEPPTEEPPTDTPTPGSKRKRSKETTDATPKKKKMNKKKKKREVEENVQPAVEEDGGESSLDTKRLELTPSDDSKVDTTLASESGSTTLVLSAKSLKKRKRKRVKKRRVAKAERESPEEDEKTDFVPKNKKIKKSKKNTAATLTPPTNNQTKETPKTTAAKRPLPPTAEPEELETPKKKKKVAEKGSAVKENTTPGIEIKKRKKKAAKAENTVKDSAISTPEPNLTPETPKNKKKKNKLTEKKGKMKTALKTPVKASTGPLPNTEVTKEMVDFFSRE
- the LOC139552711 gene encoding nucleolar protein dao-5-like isoform X3, producing MTSKDPNASNSALLYLIYQHLKENGYQKAANVLKKHVTQMETPGDITSLHDIYTSWTKVSEIGQNPKQEPEVDSTTLKKIKADPSTKEEDVDSKPIDSLPPAPHTPQAADAETPQAATPENEEPVPQDELPSTPVSNGTVETSAPVPAVTPLKPAESSDSDSESKEEIPLTQEATVTPKASSAVPTTTPSKHVDSNSKSDSENEIPPSQTVVIPSKASAPSKTPANPTAPSKAESSDSDTSDSEEEVTVKKLTSKAALVKSAKAHPAAPVKTSVVTPSQAKAAPKTPAAEKKAQSSDSDSSDSDTEEEAPKKKPVATPKAKPVAATLVKAEAVKSTPIKKPTNSSDSDNDDTEEEAPVKKSTQTPKAAPVKPAKACPAAPVKPNVVTPSQAKAAPKTPAPEKKAQSSDSDSSDSNSEDELFIKKSTQTLKAAALKQAKAIPAAPIKPSVVTPSQAKAAPKTPAAEKKAQSSDSDSSDSDSEEEAPKICICSLPKTKPGAAAPVKAVAVKSPEPVKSSKLAITPSKPAESSESDSSEDDISFTQTPVKVIEAASSKASAPSKTPANPTAPSKAESSDSDTSDSEEEFTVKKPALTPKAAPVKTAKVRPAASVKPSVVTPSQAKAAPKTPAAKTPAAGKKAQSSDSDSSDSDSEEEAPVKKTTPASTPSKAKATPKTPAAAAKMETDSSDSSDSEDEAPAKQAPAKPTPSPAKTTPKAPAAAKKADSSDSDESDSEEGKPAKKVTAITVAKPSTPVQEEDKDSSDSEDEETPSKPESTPSETAVTQTQATPPAGKEGGTEEHSPAEEVEAAPVIPKTEAAAEDNSSDDPTDIEGSPPEVPEVDTPPASGPESANEEEVPESPQKVLKTDTSSEKPKTEDQIVTSTTSEDKSDTPELPSEAPVTAAEIRTALEEESKECVDPVIPNSASEDLEPEKVTIETVAETIPTETEEPPTEEPPTDTPTPGSKRKRSKETTDATPKKKKMNKKKKKREVEENVQPAVEEDGGESSLDTKRLELTPSDDSKVDTTLASESGSTTLVLSAKSLKKRKRKRVKKRRVAKAERESPEEDEKTDFVPKNKKIKKSKKNTAATLTPPTNNQTKETPKTTAAKRPLPPTAEPEELETPKKKKKVAEKGSAVKENTTPGIEIKKRKKKAAKAENTVKDSAISTPEPNLTPETPKNKKKKNKLTEKKGKMKTALKTPVKASTGPLPNTEVTKEMVDFFSRE